Proteins co-encoded in one Pirellulales bacterium genomic window:
- the fadA gene encoding acetyl-CoA C-acyltransferase FadA, protein MKSAVIVDCIRTPVGRAHKEKGYYRDVRSDDLAVAVCKALIERSGVDPKEIEDIVLGNTQQTGEQGMNVARVVGLMAGLPIESGGTTVNRLCGSSLQALHQATHAIMSGFEDCQIVGGLEHMGHFPMEAGADPNPKLFHRTSKAALGMGFTAEFLAMTQGISRQEQDAFAVRSHQRAAAAHAKGEFKREIIPTWGKDEEGNRVLLDTDQCVRADCSMEGLSALKPAFVPGMGTVTAGNSSPLNDGAAAMLVMSEEKAKSLGLKPLVRIKATAIAGVDPAVMGSGPIPATKKALERAGMKIEDLDVIELNEAFAAQALACIRGLKLDEEKINVRGGAVAIGHPLGASGARITTTLVNNMIDRGANVGLATMCIGVGQGIATIFERV, encoded by the coding sequence ATGAAATCGGCCGTCATCGTTGATTGCATTCGCACTCCCGTCGGACGCGCCCACAAGGAGAAGGGCTATTATCGCGACGTCCGCTCCGATGACCTGGCGGTCGCCGTCTGCAAGGCGCTGATCGAGCGTTCGGGCGTCGATCCGAAAGAGATCGAAGACATCGTGCTGGGCAACACGCAGCAGACGGGCGAGCAGGGCATGAACGTGGCCCGCGTCGTCGGCCTGATGGCGGGGTTGCCGATCGAGTCGGGAGGCACGACGGTGAATCGCCTGTGCGGCTCGAGCCTGCAAGCGCTGCACCAGGCGACGCACGCCATCATGTCGGGCTTCGAAGATTGCCAGATCGTGGGTGGTCTCGAGCACATGGGTCACTTTCCGATGGAAGCCGGCGCCGACCCCAACCCGAAGCTCTTCCACCGCACGTCGAAGGCCGCGCTGGGCATGGGCTTCACGGCGGAGTTTCTGGCCATGACCCAAGGCATCTCGCGTCAGGAGCAGGATGCCTTCGCCGTGCGCAGCCACCAGCGTGCCGCGGCCGCGCATGCCAAGGGAGAATTCAAGCGCGAGATCATCCCCACTTGGGGCAAGGATGAAGAGGGCAACCGCGTGTTGCTCGACACCGATCAATGCGTGCGTGCCGATTGCAGCATGGAAGGACTCTCGGCGTTGAAGCCGGCCTTCGTGCCGGGCATGGGCACCGTGACGGCGGGCAACAGTTCGCCGCTGAATGACGGCGCCGCGGCGATGTTGGTCATGTCGGAAGAAAAGGCCAAGTCGCTGGGGCTCAAGCCGCTCGTGCGCATCAAGGCGACGGCCATTGCGGGGGTCGACCCGGCGGTGATGGGCTCGGGCCCGATCCCCGCCACGAAGAAGGCGCTCGAGCGTGCCGGCATGAAGATCGAAGACCTCGACGTCATCGAGCTCAACGAGGCCTTTGCCGCCCAGGCGCTGGCCTGCATTCGCGGTCTGAAGCTCGACGAGGAGAAGATCAACGTCCGCGGCGGCGCGGTGGCCATCGGCCATCCGCTCGGCGCCAGCGGTGCTCGCATTACGACCACCCTGGTAAACAACATGATCGATCGGGGCGCGAACGTCGGTCTGGCAACGATGTGCATTGGTGTCGGCCAGGGCATCGCCACTATTTTTGAACGAGTGTAG
- a CDS encoding acyl-CoA/acyl-ACP dehydrogenase: MSTDAPDKLKPQPEKEEASFAETAFRLAGKSDDEARRTGALDKADDQVEALFKPQYQTVNSPAHRAVWDKELPIDLFTSQPATISPALQKVMDDSLEVVRRHREAGTLYNEDGKLREQLLNDLGGVGYWGLLVKPEYGGAGAPFSAFAPFLTKMATLEGTVAGLASVHGCIGAVDPIRTFGNADQKKRYLPKLASGERLSAFALTEPGAGSDLTALRTVAKLEGDSYVVNGEKLFITNVVPGRTVGLVCLIDNKPAVLIADLPEQENEEFQLKKYGLYAIRGAYNRGIIFKNFRVPAENLLKVQRGDGLTIAYHGLNLGRVALCANAAGMMRVMLASMIPWANFRVTYSQPIATRELVQRRLGCLAGLITASDALVEWCSGLIDQGYRGEMECVIAKIFGSEAQKHAAIEYFMKTHGGRSFLEGHLFGDNVHEYLAPCIYEGEGEVLGMAFFKSLVKQHGVQFFEPIGKALMAAGIKKPNLANPAHFWALRGPATAYGKWVIGQKLRRVSAPTLPPMPAALRAHAEFAADFLQRSPQDISGTMSKHQLGLADRQCRMSEISRRIQDATVMLCTALYGARKDDEVVRAAADVACQDLKRGLTGKRPTDAYFKAATKLGATIADGGFKSIAGMKPDEILMPYAK, encoded by the coding sequence ATGAGTACCGATGCGCCAGACAAACTGAAACCGCAGCCCGAGAAAGAAGAAGCCTCGTTTGCCGAAACGGCGTTCCGCCTGGCCGGCAAGAGCGACGACGAAGCCCGACGAACGGGTGCTTTGGACAAGGCCGACGATCAGGTCGAGGCCCTGTTCAAGCCGCAGTATCAAACGGTCAACAGCCCGGCCCACCGCGCGGTGTGGGACAAGGAACTGCCGATCGATCTCTTCACCAGCCAGCCCGCCACGATCTCGCCGGCGCTGCAGAAGGTGATGGACGACTCGCTCGAGGTGGTGCGTCGTCACCGCGAGGCGGGCACGCTCTACAACGAAGACGGCAAGCTCCGCGAGCAACTGCTGAACGACTTGGGCGGCGTCGGCTACTGGGGTCTGCTGGTGAAGCCCGAGTACGGCGGCGCCGGCGCTCCGTTCTCGGCGTTTGCTCCGTTCCTGACCAAGATGGCCACGCTCGAGGGGACCGTCGCGGGTCTCGCCTCGGTCCACGGCTGTATCGGCGCGGTCGATCCGATTCGCACCTTCGGTAACGCCGATCAGAAGAAGCGCTACCTGCCGAAGCTGGCCAGCGGCGAGCGCCTGTCGGCCTTCGCGTTGACGGAGCCGGGGGCAGGTTCGGACCTCACCGCGCTGCGCACGGTGGCCAAGCTCGAAGGCGATTCGTACGTCGTCAACGGCGAGAAGCTGTTCATCACGAACGTCGTGCCGGGGCGCACGGTGGGCCTCGTCTGCTTGATCGACAACAAGCCGGCCGTGTTGATTGCCGACTTGCCCGAGCAGGAAAACGAAGAGTTTCAGCTCAAGAAGTACGGTCTCTACGCCATTCGTGGGGCGTACAACCGCGGCATCATCTTCAAGAACTTCCGCGTGCCGGCCGAGAACCTGCTCAAGGTGCAGCGTGGCGACGGCCTGACGATCGCCTACCACGGCCTGAACCTGGGGCGCGTGGCGTTGTGTGCCAACGCCGCGGGCATGATGCGCGTGATGCTCGCCTCGATGATTCCTTGGGCGAACTTCCGCGTCACCTACAGCCAGCCGATCGCGACCCGCGAACTGGTGCAGCGCCGTCTCGGCTGCCTCGCCGGCTTGATCACCGCCAGCGACGCGCTGGTCGAGTGGTGCTCGGGTCTCATCGATCAGGGTTACCGCGGCGAAATGGAATGCGTCATCGCGAAGATCTTCGGCAGCGAGGCCCAGAAGCACGCCGCCATCGAGTACTTCATGAAGACACACGGCGGCCGCTCGTTCCTCGAGGGGCATCTGTTCGGCGACAACGTGCATGAATACCTCGCCCCGTGCATCTACGAGGGTGAAGGGGAAGTGCTCGGCATGGCCTTCTTCAAGTCGCTGGTGAAGCAGCACGGCGTGCAGTTCTTCGAGCCGATCGGCAAGGCCCTGATGGCCGCCGGCATCAAGAAGCCGAACCTGGCGAACCCGGCCCACTTCTGGGCGCTGCGTGGTCCGGCCACGGCCTACGGCAAGTGGGTCATCGGTCAGAAGCTGCGTCGTGTATCGGCCCCGACCCTGCCGCCGATGCCGGCGGCGCTGCGTGCTCACGCCGAGTTCGCGGCCGACTTCCTGCAGCGCTCGCCGCAGGACATCAGCGGCACGATGAGCAAGCATCAGCTTGGCCTGGCCGATCGCCAGTGCCGCATGTCCGAGATCTCGCGTCGCATCCAGGACGCCACTGTCATGCTCTGCACGGCGCTGTACGGTGCCCGCAAGGATGACGAAGTGGTGCGGGCAGCGGCCGACGTCGCCTGCCAGGACCTGAAGCGCGGCCTCACCGGCAAGCGTCCGACCGATGCGTACTTCAAGGCGGCCACGAAGCTCGGCGCCACGATCGCCGACGGCGGCTTCAAGTCGATCGCCGGGATGAAGCCGGACGAGATCCTGATGCCGTACGCCAAGTAG
- a CDS encoding electron transfer flavoprotein subunit beta/FixA family protein has translation MKIIATIKRTPQRDTRMKLTPEGGLVTDQLQYEVNPFDELAVEEGLRLREKHGGEVIAVTVGPAGLSEQLQTALAMGADRALRVDTDQPLDPLQTATALAAAVRKESPDLVLMGKLAIDAENGQVPLMLAELLDWPHASFASKIEVDPAAKIARVTCEVDGGLETVEVGLPAVITTDLRLNEPRYASLPGILKAKKKPSDVMPLAEVADLPEQGLKVAAYHTLPPRQAGEIVESVEELAARLIAKNLV, from the coding sequence ATGAAGATCATCGCCACGATCAAGCGCACGCCGCAGCGCGACACGCGGATGAAGCTCACGCCCGAAGGGGGGCTCGTCACCGATCAATTGCAGTACGAAGTGAACCCCTTCGACGAGCTAGCGGTCGAAGAGGGGCTTCGTCTGCGCGAGAAGCACGGGGGCGAAGTCATCGCCGTCACGGTCGGTCCCGCGGGCTTGTCCGAACAATTACAGACGGCCCTGGCCATGGGGGCCGATCGCGCGCTGCGGGTCGACACCGACCAGCCGCTCGATCCGCTACAGACCGCCACGGCCCTGGCGGCCGCCGTACGAAAAGAGTCGCCCGACCTGGTGCTGATGGGCAAGCTGGCCATTGATGCCGAGAATGGCCAGGTCCCCTTGATGCTGGCCGAGTTGCTCGACTGGCCCCACGCGTCGTTCGCCTCGAAGATCGAGGTCGACCCGGCGGCCAAGATCGCCCGAGTTACCTGCGAGGTCGACGGCGGGCTGGAGACGGTCGAAGTTGGTCTACCGGCCGTTATCACGACCGACTTGCGATTGAACGAGCCGCGTTACGCGTCGCTCCCCGGCATTTTGAAGGCCAAGAAGAAGCCCTCGGACGTGATGCCGCTGGCCGAAGTGGCCGACCTGCCCGAGCAGGGACTGAAGGTGGCCGCTTACCACACGTTGCCGCCACGACAGGCGGGCGAGATCGTTGAATCGGTCGAAGAGCTCGCCGCGCGACTCATTGCCAAGAATCTCGTCTGA
- a CDS encoding electron transfer flavoprotein subunit alpha/FixB family protein, whose translation MSDVLIVLIPGGETPSRSELAALGFGLKAAGLVGGACDALLLGPNASSAAAGVAEHGARTVLVGDHADLAKPTGEAHAAAIGAVAKSGGYRLVAGPATTAMRDCLPRVAARLKAPMASDVLALGECDGSKIGITKPSFSGNLLADVDLVGPAAVATCRASSFDPPAATGAAAPIKAAELPATLAHARKKFVEMNRTPLERPELTEADTVVSGGRGTRGAEGFKLLEELADVLGAAVGASRAVVDAGWMPNDFQVGQTGKVIAPKLYIGCGLSGAIQHLAGMRNSKTIVAINKDANAPIFEVADYGLVADLFEAVPALTAAVKKHRG comes from the coding sequence ATGTCCGACGTCTTGATTGTCTTGATTCCCGGCGGCGAGACCCCTTCGCGTAGCGAGCTGGCGGCCCTGGGCTTTGGTCTGAAGGCCGCGGGCCTCGTCGGCGGCGCGTGCGATGCCTTGCTGCTTGGTCCGAACGCAAGCTCGGCCGCAGCCGGCGTCGCCGAGCATGGCGCACGCACCGTGCTCGTGGGGGATCACGCCGATCTGGCCAAACCGACCGGCGAAGCGCACGCCGCCGCGATCGGCGCGGTTGCCAAGTCGGGCGGATACCGACTTGTCGCCGGCCCCGCCACGACCGCCATGCGCGATTGTCTGCCGCGCGTCGCCGCCCGGCTCAAGGCCCCTATGGCGTCCGACGTGCTCGCCCTCGGCGAGTGCGATGGCTCGAAGATCGGCATTACGAAGCCATCCTTCTCGGGCAATTTGCTGGCCGACGTCGATCTCGTCGGGCCGGCAGCGGTGGCCACGTGCCGCGCGTCGTCGTTCGATCCGCCTGCCGCGACTGGCGCCGCCGCGCCGATCAAGGCGGCCGAGTTGCCGGCGACGCTCGCGCATGCTCGCAAGAAGTTCGTCGAGATGAATCGCACGCCGCTCGAACGACCGGAGTTGACCGAGGCGGACACCGTGGTCTCGGGGGGACGCGGCACGCGTGGCGCCGAGGGCTTCAAGCTGCTCGAGGAGTTGGCCGACGTGCTCGGCGCCGCCGTTGGCGCCAGTCGCGCCGTGGTCGACGCGGGTTGGATGCCGAACGACTTTCAGGTCGGCCAGACAGGCAAGGTGATCGCGCCGAAACTCTACATCGGCTGCGGTCTCAGCGGCGCCATTCAGCACCTGGCGGGCATGCGCAACAGCAAGACGATCGTGGCGATCAACAAGGACGCCAACGCCCCGATCTTCGAGGTGGCCGACTACGGGCTGGTGGCCGATCTGTTCGAGGCCGTGCCGGCGCTGACGGCGGCGGTGAAGAAGCACCGCGGTTAG
- the dcd gene encoding dCTP deaminase, whose amino-acid sequence MILSDREIKAAIARGALKLTEEPPAEAWSSTAVDLRLAKELVLWEPPGGDGVESVVCPTRSDYNFDAVRNRYSKQINIPEEGYKFKSQSFLLGWTMEKVQLPHQSRLAARVEGKSSLARLGIGVHVTAPTIHAGFGYKKDDDSYPGCPLQLEMWNIGPLDVKLEAGMRICQLIFEVVDGTPEKGYEGKFSIQGPDTRT is encoded by the coding sequence ATGATTCTCTCGGATCGAGAAATCAAAGCTGCAATTGCTCGCGGGGCACTTAAGCTTACCGAAGAGCCTCCTGCAGAAGCTTGGTCATCGACAGCGGTCGACTTGCGATTGGCAAAGGAACTTGTCTTGTGGGAACCACCGGGGGGCGATGGAGTCGAGTCGGTCGTCTGTCCAACTCGATCCGACTACAACTTTGATGCAGTGCGGAATCGATACTCCAAGCAGATCAATATTCCTGAGGAAGGTTACAAATTCAAATCACAGTCATTCTTACTTGGCTGGACCATGGAGAAAGTCCAGCTTCCCCACCAATCTCGTCTAGCTGCGCGAGTCGAAGGCAAGAGCAGCCTTGCCCGCCTCGGGATCGGTGTTCATGTGACAGCACCAACCATTCATGCTGGTTTTGGGTATAAGAAGGACGACGATTCGTATCCGGGCTGTCCTCTACAACTCGAGATGTGGAATATTGGCCCTCTGGACGTAAAACTTGAAGCCGGAATGCGCATTTGCCAACTCATCTTCGAAGTCGTTGATGGGACACCGGAAAAGGGCTATGAAGGCAAATTCTCAATACAAGGTCCGGATACTCGAACCTAG
- a CDS encoding sulfatase: MRRLIDLLIGVTMVLILLPAISRGAEKARPNVLLICVDDLKPALGCYGDPLAKSPNIDKLASRGLRFERAYCNQAVCSPSRNSLLTGQRPQSLGIYDLATNFRIAAPDLVTLPQHFKQQGYRTESLGKIFHVGHGNQDDRVSWSVASWKSDRDAYVLPKSKIRRGSTREGTPSPSSPARNRPRGAAYEAADAPDNAYPDGATADEAVHRLQAAATRPDQPFFLAVGFVKPHLPFCAPRKYWDLYDRASFEPAARQTPPDGAPEYAPQFGGELRRYKNIPGEGLLPPELQLTLQHGYYAAMSYMDAQIGRVLDELDRLDLASNTIIVFWGDHGWHLGDHGIWCKHTNYEQAAHIPLIVVAPGVTQEDTVSSSLAETVDIYPTLCELANLPRPAAQEFDGASFLQTLRDPSQATKDAIFHAYPRTPKDREPLIGRAVRTSRYRLVEWKQPGADPATADLELYDYEADPAELKNLAAEQSAVVSELREILAQQPEARPQITRPR, translated from the coding sequence ATGCGACGTCTGATCGATCTGCTGATTGGTGTGACGATGGTCTTGATCCTCCTGCCCGCGATCTCGCGCGGCGCGGAGAAAGCCCGTCCCAACGTCTTGTTGATCTGCGTCGATGATCTCAAGCCGGCGCTCGGTTGCTATGGCGATCCCCTGGCGAAGTCGCCGAACATCGACAAGCTCGCCAGCCGGGGCCTGCGCTTCGAGCGCGCCTACTGCAACCAGGCGGTCTGCTCTCCCTCGCGCAATTCGCTGCTGACGGGGCAGCGGCCTCAGTCACTCGGCATTTACGACTTGGCGACGAACTTTCGAATCGCCGCGCCCGATCTCGTGACCTTGCCGCAGCACTTCAAACAGCAGGGCTATCGCACCGAGTCGCTCGGAAAGATCTTTCACGTCGGGCATGGAAACCAGGACGATCGCGTGTCGTGGTCGGTGGCCTCTTGGAAGTCCGACCGCGACGCATACGTCTTGCCCAAAAGTAAGATCCGCCGCGGCTCGACGCGCGAAGGCACGCCTTCCCCAAGCAGCCCCGCGAGGAATCGACCCCGCGGCGCGGCGTACGAGGCGGCCGACGCGCCGGACAACGCGTACCCCGATGGCGCCACGGCCGATGAGGCCGTCCATCGCTTGCAGGCGGCGGCCACTAGGCCGGATCAACCGTTCTTTCTCGCCGTCGGCTTCGTGAAGCCCCACCTGCCGTTCTGCGCGCCGCGGAAGTATTGGGACTTGTACGACCGGGCGTCGTTCGAGCCGGCCGCGCGTCAGACTCCTCCCGACGGCGCCCCGGAGTACGCGCCGCAGTTCGGTGGCGAGCTGCGCCGCTACAAGAATATTCCCGGGGAAGGCCTTCTTCCCCCCGAATTGCAACTGACCTTGCAACACGGCTATTACGCGGCAATGAGCTATATGGATGCTCAGATCGGCCGCGTGCTCGACGAGCTCGATCGACTCGACCTGGCCTCGAACACGATCATCGTCTTTTGGGGCGACCACGGGTGGCACCTGGGCGACCACGGCATCTGGTGCAAGCACACCAACTACGAGCAGGCGGCGCACATTCCGCTTATCGTCGTGGCGCCCGGCGTGACGCAGGAGGATACCGTCTCTTCATCGCTCGCCGAAACGGTCGACATTTATCCCACGCTGTGCGAGCTGGCGAATCTACCCCGTCCCGCCGCGCAGGAATTCGACGGTGCGAGCTTCCTACAAACGCTGCGCGATCCCTCGCAGGCCACCAAGGACGCGATCTTCCACGCCTATCCACGCACGCCAAAAGATCGTGAACCATTGATCGGCCGCGCCGTGCGAACGTCGCGCTACCGGCTCGTCGAATGGAAGCAACCCGGCGCCGATCCCGCCACGGCAGACCTCGAACTCTACGACTACGAAGCCGATCCGGCGGAGCTGAAGAATCTGGCTGCCGAGCAGTCGGCGGTCGTCTCCGAGCTGCGCGAGATTCTGGCACAACAGCCAGAAGCAAGACCGCAAATCACACGGCCGCGGTAA